CAGCGCGCCGGCGATCATCACCGCGGTCAGGAACGGATTCACCCCTCCGAGATTCTGCACCTCCACCAGCACGATGGAAGTGAGACCGGCCGCCGGTCCCGTCACGGAGAGTGCCGAGCGACTGATCCACGGAACGACCAGACCACCAACGATGCCGGCAATCAGGCCGGAAATGGGAGGGACGCCACAGGCGATCGCGATACCGAGGCAGAGCGGTACTGCGACGAGGAAGACAACGAATCCAGCCACGCTGTCTTCTTTGACGTGGCCGAACATGGACGGATGATGATGCATTGGCGTCGATCAGGGGCGGGGGCGTGATGCGAACGTAAAGAGAACCTACGTATCGGTCACCCCAATGCCCAGCGATTTGCTCGGACTTGGAAAATGTGGGCCTCTCGTGCTGAAGCGTTTCGTCCCAACGTCCCACGGTTGCTCCGTTCGTCCTCTCTTCCGCACTGGCCGACGCGTCGGGGTGACGTCCGCGCCGTGTCGTCAGGCGATGGCCGACACGAAGCCGCCGGTCGACTCGGCAAACAGGGCGCTTGCGAGCGACGCATGGACGGTGAACACCGCGTCGAGCCGCCGGCAGCCGACCACCGTTGCCACGACATCGAACGAGCGGCCGACGATACGCACGACGCGATGTCGCGGCAGCTCGAGGCCGCTGTACACACTGATGCCATCGAGCGAGAGATCGCGCATCCGCACATCGATCGCGTCGGATTGCCAGTCGACGTGCATGATGGCCCAGTCGGACTTGCTGACGCGCGGAATGCCCCGTCGATCCATCGGCTTTGCGCGCGGACCGGTGACGCGTACGGGCGCGAGCGGGGCGTGACAGCGCGCGCAACGCGTGTTCCGCTCGACTTGCATTGGCAGTCCGAGGTGGCACATGAGACACGCGTGGGCGGGCGGTGCAGGGCGTGCAGCGGGCGCCGCGTTGGCGGTGCCTTGCCGCCAAGCGGCGCGGGTAGCGCGATGGGCATCGTAGGCGGCGCGCTTGGCCGGATTCGACAACACCGCGTACGCGTCGTTCAGCAGCACGGCCTCGGACTCATTGCCGCCCACATCTGGATGACGGGTGGCGATCAGCGCCCGATACGCGGCCTTGATGACTTCGGGCGGCGCATCCGGTTGCACATGCAGCAGGCGATAGTGATTGCGTCGATTGGTCGTCATGGTGGTCTATCGGGGCCGCGCGCGCTCGTACTGCGGCGGCCAGGTGATGCTGGCGCCGAGTGCGTGGGCGGCGAGCAGCGGCCAACGCGGATTGCGGAGCAGTTCACGAGCGAGGAACACCATATCGGCACTGCCGTCCGCGACGATCTGTTCGGCTTGGGTCGCGTCGGTGATCAATCCCACTGCGGCCGTGGGCAGTTTGGATTCCGCGCGGATGCGCCGTGCGAACGGGACCTGGTAGCCGGGCCCGATCGTAATCTGCTGGTGTGCGGCGAGGCCGCCGGATGAACAGTCGAGCAGGTCGACACCGCGGGCGTGCAGCTGCGTGGCAAGCTGTACGGATTCCTCGACGTTCCAGCCGCCCTCGGCCCAGTCGGTGGCGGAGATGCGCACGATCAGGGGCAGCTCGTCGGGCCATACCGCACGCACCGCATCGGTCACTTCGAGCGTGAGGCGAATGCGGTTCTCGAACGATCCACCGTAGTGGTCGGTGCGCGTGTTGGCGATCGGGGACAGGAACTCGTGCAGCAGATAGCCGTGCGCGGCGTGTAGTTCGATGATCTGAAACCCGGCCTCGAAGGCTCGCCGCGCGGCCGCGCGAAAAGAGGCAATCACGTGCGCAATGCCCTCGAGTGAGAGCTCGTGCGGCGACGGATAATTGGGCGCGAACGGCACCGCGCTGGGAGCCATGACGTTGTCCCATCCACCCTCTGCCACCGCCACCGCGCCACCCGGCTGCTCCCACGGGCGACGGGTGCTGGCCTTTCGCCCGGCGTGCGCGAGCTGAATGCCCATCACGGTGCCCTGCGCGCGGCAGAAGTCGGTAATGCGCCGCAGCATCGGGATGTGCGCGTCATCCCAGATGCCCAGATCCTGTGGACTGATGCGCCCTTCGGGCGTGACCGCTGCCGCTTCGGTGATCACGAGTCCGGCGCCTCCGGTGGCAAACGCACCGAGGTGAACGAGATGCCAGTCGGTAGCGAAGCCGTTGTCGCTGGAATACTGGCACATCGGCGACACGCCGACGCGATTGCGTAACGTGAGCGAGCGGAGCGTGAGCGGGGAGAAGAGAGCGGACATGCGTGGAAGCTAGAGAGAGCGGTACGCGACTCGAGAACATAATGTGCTCGCCACGGCGCCAGCGAGTATCGCCGGGCTGCGGCGTAGCCGTAGCGGAGGATTTCACGCCGCAGCATACTGGCAAGGACGGCGTGTCCGAGCCTTCGTGACCACGCCGCGGTGCTGCCCAGCCCTCCCACCCCACAGGCCATGATCCGTCCTCACGCACTCCGTGCCGTTGCTGCGCTTGCGCTGGCGGCCTTCCCGCTCAGCGCGTTTCCGCTTAGGGCGCAGCAGGCCGCTGCCGTGGCGAGTACGGCGCCGATCATCGCGATCAAAGCGGGCCGGCTCATCGATCCGGCCACCGGAACGGTCGCGCTGAATCAGATTATCCTGGTCCAGAACCGCCATTTTCTGGCGGTCGGACCC
Above is a genomic segment from Gemmatimonas sp. containing:
- a CDS encoding J domain-containing protein; the protein is MTTNRRNHYRLLHVQPDAPPEVIKAAYRALIATRHPDVGGNESEAVLLNDAYAVLSNPAKRAAYDAHRATRAAWRQGTANAAPAARPAPPAHACLMCHLGLPMQVERNTRCARCHAPLAPVRVTGPRAKPMDRRGIPRVSKSDWAIMHVDWQSDAIDVRMRDLSLDGISVYSGLELPRHRVVRIVGRSFDVVATVVGCRRLDAVFTVHASLASALFAESTGGFVSAIA
- a CDS encoding NADH:flavin oxidoreductase/NADH oxidase, with the translated sequence MSALFSPLTLRSLTLRNRVGVSPMCQYSSDNGFATDWHLVHLGAFATGGAGLVITEAAAVTPEGRISPQDLGIWDDAHIPMLRRITDFCRAQGTVMGIQLAHAGRKASTRRPWEQPGGAVAVAEGGWDNVMAPSAVPFAPNYPSPHELSLEGIAHVIASFRAAARRAFEAGFQIIELHAAHGYLLHEFLSPIANTRTDHYGGSFENRIRLTLEVTDAVRAVWPDELPLIVRISATDWAEGGWNVEESVQLATQLHARGVDLLDCSSGGLAAHQQITIGPGYQVPFARRIRAESKLPTAAVGLITDATQAEQIVADGSADMVFLARELLRNPRWPLLAAHALGASITWPPQYERARPR